Genomic window (Streptomyces sp. RerS4):
CTGACAGGGGGGCTATGACCGTGGCGAACGTCGGTCGATTCGTGGACTGGGAAGGCTGCTTCAACGCCCGCGACCTCGGGGGTCTCGGCGCCGTGAGACCGGGGCCCTGGTGCGGGCCGACAGCCTCGACGGGCTCACCGCGCGCGGCTGGACCACCCTGACCGCGCACGGCGTGCGGACCGTCATCGACCTGCGCAACGACGACGAGACCGGAGTGGACCACCCCCGCGCCCGCCCGGCCTGACGACCCTGCGGATCCCCCTCGACGCGATCGAGCACCGAGACTTATGGGATGTCTGGTGGGACACTCCGGGTTTCGGAACCCCCGCGTATTTCCGGCCTTTCCTCGCCCGGCTTCCCCGACCACGTCGCGGCCGTGGCGCGGCGGTTGTGGGGG
Coding sequences:
- a CDS encoding tyrosine-protein phosphatase; amino-acid sequence: MRADSLDGLTARGWTTLTAHGVRTVIDLRNDDETGVDHPRARPA